Proteins from a single region of Bacteroidota bacterium:
- a CDS encoding nucleoside deaminase, with the protein MDEYMQAAIDEARQGRREGGIPIGSVLVRDGKIIGRGHNKRVQDGDPITHAEIDCLRNAGRVGDYKNAVLYSTLMPCYLCAGAVVQFNIKTVYAGENETFSGAKEFMESHGVKVINIDSEECKKMMSDFIEENPKLWFEDIGEL; encoded by the coding sequence GCAAGCCGCCATTGATGAAGCCCGTCAGGGCCGTCGAGAAGGTGGAATTCCGATCGGATCTGTACTTGTAAGAGACGGAAAAATCATAGGACGGGGACACAATAAAAGAGTTCAGGATGGCGATCCGATAACACACGCGGAAATCGATTGTCTTCGCAATGCAGGTCGTGTAGGTGATTACAAAAATGCCGTTTTATATTCTACCCTCATGCCTTGCTACCTTTGCGCAGGCGCAGTAGTACAATTTAATATTAAAACAGTTTATGCCGGAGAGAATGAAACATTTTCAGGAGCGAAAGAATTCATGGAATCACATGGTGTGAAAGTTATCAATATTGATTCTGAAGAATGTAAAAAAATGATGTCTGATTTTATCGAAGAAAACCCTAAATTGTGGTTCGAAGACATTGGAGAACTTTAA